A section of the Bacteroidota bacterium genome encodes:
- a CDS encoding DUF2867 domain-containing protein: MELHQVIDEAIKDLPTNPKPELGIILVTGATGYIGGRLVPVLLDRGYQVRVMVRVISPEHIERWPGAEIVQADAIDIDQLKKALKGVHTAFYLIHSLLLGKMAFEMFDIRAAENFRDAAAEMEIKRIIYLTGLGKKEANLSHHLDSRMKVAEELMLGKVPVISLRAAIIIGPGSASYEIVKNLVLNSPVFLIPYWAKTKSQPIAIEDVMKYLVGVLEVEEYEHKYYDIGGGDILTYEMMLKELASILGKRRLFLPSFFSNATLYGYFASLLTPVPAPITLCLMEGCKNEVVCQSEDIKKILNFKPLTYKEAVLQAMTREEQDKIYTRWSDAYPPAHDLALKLTELSKPARYQAIYSLKTKNRDSDLFDSFCRIGGKEGWFNTNWMWRLRGMFDRVLMGIGTSRGRRSSSSIRINDVIDFWRVEDLREDRLLLLRAEMKLPGKAWLKFCVDPEGEYNKLTVHAYFQPNGWRGHIYWYNFLPFHVIIFNNLIKQIDKRAKH; the protein is encoded by the coding sequence ATGGAATTACACCAGGTTATTGACGAAGCAATTAAGGATTTACCAACAAATCCTAAACCTGAATTGGGTATCATTCTGGTAACAGGTGCAACTGGTTACATTGGTGGGCGTTTGGTCCCAGTGCTTTTGGATAGGGGATATCAGGTGCGTGTAATGGTCAGGGTAATTTCTCCAGAACATATAGAAAGATGGCCGGGTGCTGAAATTGTTCAGGCCGATGCCATAGATATCGATCAGCTTAAGAAGGCATTAAAAGGAGTACATACAGCTTTTTACCTGATTCATTCTTTGTTATTAGGAAAAATGGCATTTGAAATGTTTGATATTAGAGCCGCAGAGAATTTTAGAGATGCAGCTGCAGAAATGGAGATTAAGCGCATTATTTATCTGACCGGACTGGGTAAAAAAGAAGCGAATCTGTCACATCATTTAGATAGTAGAATGAAGGTGGCTGAAGAGTTGATGTTAGGAAAAGTTCCTGTTATTTCATTACGGGCTGCTATTATCATTGGTCCTGGGAGTGCATCTTACGAAATTGTTAAGAATCTGGTGTTAAACTCCCCTGTTTTTTTAATTCCCTATTGGGCAAAAACAAAAAGTCAACCTATTGCTATTGAAGATGTTATGAAGTATCTGGTTGGTGTGCTGGAAGTAGAGGAATATGAACATAAATACTATGATATTGGAGGAGGAGATATATTAACATATGAAATGATGCTGAAAGAACTGGCATCAATATTAGGGAAAAGAAGGTTGTTTCTTCCTTCTTTTTTTTCAAATGCTACTTTATATGGATACTTTGCCAGTTTGTTAACTCCGGTACCTGCCCCAATTACTTTATGCCTCATGGAAGGCTGTAAAAATGAAGTAGTTTGTCAAAGCGAGGACATAAAGAAAATATTGAATTTTAAGCCATTGACCTATAAAGAGGCTGTTTTACAAGCCATGACTCGAGAAGAGCAAGATAAAATTTATACTCGTTGGTCGGATGCCTATCCCCCAGCTCATGATCTTGCATTGAAATTGACAGAGCTTTCAAAACCTGCACGATACCAAGCTATTTATTCTTTAAAAACAAAAAACAGAGATTCTGATTTATTTGATTCTTTTTGTAGAATTGGGGGAAAAGAGGGTTGGTTTAATACTAACTGGATGTGGAGGCTAAGAGGCATGTTTGATCGTGTGTTAATGGGTATCGGTACATCTCGTGGTCGAAGAAGTTCATCAAGTATTAGAATTAATGATGTCATTGATTTTTGGCGAGTTGAAGATTTAAGAGAAGATCGGCTGTTATTGCTTCGGGCTGAAATGAAATTACCCGGAAAAGCCTGGTTGAAATTCTGTGTCGATCCAGAGGGAGAATACAACAAACTAACTGTGCATGCATATTTTCAACCGAATGGTTGGAGAGGACATATATATTGGTATAATTTTTTGCCTTTTCACGTGATTATTTTTAATAATCTGATTAAGCAAATAGATAAAAGGGCAAAGCACTAA
- the nrfD gene encoding polysulfide reductase NrfD: MKDKVKDFYNLLSFARQLDSRGLFGYVWMFILVCIILLGFVALIMQIIHGHEITGMRDHVVWGIYISNFVFFMGVSYAGGIFSGLLVLFRVSWRAPIVRITQLVSVTCGLIGPLYILLCLGRIDRVYLLLIHGRIPSPIIWDIFVMITYLVGNIAFLYLLLVPDLAYLRDSNELRLPNWRIKVYRFLSINYKNTEKQQKDLRIALKTLAAILIPISVFLTTILSWIFGMTLRPGWNSTIFGPYFVFAALYSGIAVVILLMWVFRKRYNLKEYITDMHFRYVGIALVVIAFVYAYFNFNEYFSMWYSFKKWDAQLIKRLLDFKQYGWLFLFTNIIGIIIPILIVGIKKLQSISSIGIASIIILVGMWVKRYISIIPTLETPLFPIQDARPEYVHYSATWVEWILTLSGLALFLFLVTVVTKLIPIVQLTESILNKPAKKLEKKQD, from the coding sequence ATGAAAGACAAAGTAAAAGATTTTTATAACCTATTAAGTTTTGCCAGACAATTAGATTCACGTGGTTTATTTGGTTATGTGTGGATGTTTATATTGGTTTGTATTATTCTATTGGGATTTGTGGCCTTAATCATGCAAATTATTCATGGACATGAAATAACCGGCATGCGCGACCACGTTGTGTGGGGCATTTATATCTCAAATTTTGTGTTCTTTATGGGAGTTAGTTATGCCGGTGGAATTTTTTCTGGTTTATTGGTTTTGTTCCGCGTTAGCTGGAGAGCCCCTATTGTTCGAATCACTCAGCTTGTATCGGTAACCTGCGGTTTAATTGGTCCTCTCTATATTCTTCTTTGTCTGGGTCGAATTGATAGAGTTTATCTATTACTCATTCATGGAAGAATTCCTTCGCCTATTATTTGGGATATTTTTGTCATGATCACTTATTTAGTTGGCAATATTGCGTTCTTGTATTTATTGCTTGTTCCTGATTTAGCTTATTTACGAGATTCAAATGAATTACGATTACCAAATTGGAGAATTAAAGTGTACCGTTTCTTGTCAATTAATTATAAGAACACTGAAAAACAGCAAAAAGATTTACGAATTGCTCTGAAAACTTTGGCTGCGATTCTTATCCCAATTTCAGTCTTTCTGACAACCATTTTGTCCTGGATATTTGGCATGACGCTTAGACCCGGTTGGAATAGTACCATATTCGGACCCTATTTCGTTTTTGCAGCTTTGTATTCAGGAATTGCCGTTGTTATCCTGCTTATGTGGGTATTTCGGAAGCGTTATAATTTGAAAGAATACATTACCGACATGCATTTTAGGTATGTTGGTATTGCTTTAGTTGTTATTGCATTTGTCTATGCATATTTTAATTTTAATGAATATTTCTCCATGTGGTATAGTTTCAAAAAATGGGATGCGCAATTGATAAAACGCTTATTGGACTTTAAGCAGTATGGTTGGTTGTTTTTGTTTACTAATATCATAGGAATTATCATTCCTATATTAATTGTAGGAATAAAAAAATTGCAATCAATCTCCAGTATTGGTATTGCTTCTATCATCATATTGGTTGGCATGTGGGTCAAACGCTATATCAGTATAATACCAACTCTTGAAACTCCCTTGTTTCCAATTCAAGATGCACGTCCTGAATATGTACATTATTCTGCCACATGGGTTGAATGGATTTTAACGCTATCAGGATTGGCTCTTTTTCTATTTTTAGTGACTGTTGTAACTAAGTTAATCCCCATTGTTCAGCTCACTGAATCAATTTTAAATAAACCTGCAAAGAAGCTGGAAAAGAAACAAGATTAA
- a CDS encoding 4Fe-4S dicluster domain-containing protein, producing the protein MLIDLSKCKNARKCVESCQEMHHLPTHMEYLKVYLMKDSKNTAAYWMPKPCFHCDNPPCVSLCPVGATFKRSDGIVLIDNKICIGCKFCMTGCPYSARIFNWAKHDSANDGAEYSPETGHPRVHGTVSKCDFCPEMARKGVLPSCVTACPNGVIYYGDFNEDAVSNGEEVVRFSEMIKNKGGYQYADELGTEPSVYYLPPVDRIFPVENGLDNIPDGIDISIDA; encoded by the coding sequence ATGCTTATCGATCTTTCAAAATGTAAGAATGCAAGAAAATGTGTTGAAAGTTGTCAGGAAATGCATCACTTGCCTACTCACATGGAGTATTTGAAAGTGTATTTGATGAAAGATTCAAAAAATACAGCTGCTTATTGGATGCCAAAGCCTTGCTTTCATTGCGACAACCCACCTTGTGTCAGTCTCTGTCCGGTGGGAGCCACTTTTAAACGTTCGGATGGTATTGTATTAATTGATAATAAAATTTGCATTGGTTGTAAATTTTGTATGACTGGTTGCCCCTATTCTGCCAGAATCTTTAATTGGGCAAAACATGATAGTGCAAATGATGGTGCCGAATATTCACCTGAAACGGGTCATCCTCGCGTGCATGGAACAGTTAGTAAATGTGATTTCTGTCCTGAAATGGCTCGAAAAGGAGTATTGCCTTCTTGTGTTACTGCTTGTCCCAATGGTGTTATTTATTATGGAGATTTTAATGAAGACGCTGTTTCAAATGGCGAAGAAGTAGTCAGATTTAGTGAAATGATAAAAAATAAGGGTGGTTATCAGTATGCCGATGAATTAGGAACCGAACCCAGTGTATATTATCTACCTCCTGTAGATCGGATTTTTCCTGTTGAAAATGGATTAGACAATATACCTGATGGAATCGATATTTCCATTGATGCATAG